The Engraulis encrasicolus isolate BLACKSEA-1 chromosome 4, IST_EnEncr_1.0, whole genome shotgun sequence genome includes a window with the following:
- the LOC134448097 gene encoding uncharacterized protein LOC134448097, whose protein sequence is MLLRVGISPGRFRRVQLRSVPESVDHLKDILREMLELEGEFSLQFEDPDFENALTDLQSIDELPPDRSVLKVVWDNIASLAMESPACALSDTSSVSSLDTASTSSHSDTLGSPNFYRKLKAAKDLPSPGSVQIPKFSLDVELRLKQGNEVYKQTKTPIVPTREMKSAIITAIVESIFASDCYPDKADMKCYAAALVAKHPCLTEDGPGTGYDGWLVSLWFKVGNYRTKLRKAGHAEVSVNKKKADSEEGMKFRLKKARRAEVNFLPPHAEGQSDESLDDLRSQMMKETEKKTFDAKFIKETMDVTFSLRRREVIEIQPLVQVLRDRWPALFFKDEICREFFRITQIDLMTSFRSSLARFTPALLKYYRKKKESAGSELTTLLAPLDDQVADIADLRERVALEGLPLVLKEDNGCLFRKCFDTDAEETYTKGVKIGILSVVEDDGVAARRSLPNVVNIAVILEETVVLDDINDLPSAVGYLFGLLYACNMEYPKGLNYTFEVIQKVFLELDAQNCSARAMSLRRKIFEFLR, encoded by the exons ATGCTATTACGAGTGGGCATTTCCCCCGGCAGATTTCGGAGGGTCCAGCTTCGTAGTGTACCGGAATCTGTGGACCATCTAAAGGATATTCTCAGAGAGATGCTTGAACTGGAGGGAGAGTTTTCTTTGCAATTTGAAGATCCTGACTTTGAAAATGCCCTTACTGACTTGCAGAGCATTGATGAGTTGCCTCCCGACAGATCTGTCCTAAAAGTGGTGTGGGACAACATTGCTTCACTTGCTATGGAGTCACCTGCATGCGCCCTGTCAGACACAAGCTCTGTGTCATCACTCGACACAGCAAGCACATCTAGTCACTCGGACACATTGGGTTCTCCAAACTTTTACAGAAAACTCAAAGCTGCTAAAGATTTGCCGTCACCTGGATCTGTTCAAATTCCCAAGTTCTCACTCGATGTTGAGCTTCGGCTGAAGCAAGGGAACGAGGTCTACAAGCAAACCAAAACTCCCATTGTCCCCACAAGAGAAATGAAGTCTGCCATCATCACTGCCATAGTGGAGTCCATTTTTGCGTCAGATTGCTACCCAGACAAGGCAGATATGAAGTGTTACGCCGCAGCACTAGTAGCAAAACACCCATGCCTCACAGAAGATGGTCCTGGAACTGGGTATGATGGTTGGCTTGTGAGCCTTTGGTTTAAAGTTGGAAATTACCGAACCAAGTTGCGTAAGGCTGGGCATGCAGAAGTGTCTGTTAACAAAAAGAAAGCTGATTCAGAGGAAGGGATGAAGTTTCGCCTCAAAAAAGCAAGAAGAGCTGAGGTAAACTTTTTACCTCCACATGCGGAAGGGCAATCAGACGAATCTCTTGATGACCTAAGATCACAAATGATGAAGGAAACTGAAAAGAAGACATTCGATGCCAAGTTCATCAAAGAAACAATGGATGTTACTTTTTCTCTTCGGCGCCGAGAGGTTATTGAAATTCAACCCCTTGTCCAAGTCCTGAGGGACAGATGGCCTGCCCTGTTCTTCAAAGATGAG ATATGCCGTGAATTCTTCCGCATCACACAAATTGACCTCATGACATCATTCCGATCATCACTGGCAAGATTCACTCCGGCATTGCTGAAGTACTACAGGAAGAAGAAGGAGTCTGCAGGATCTGAGCTTACAACACTGCTTGCACCTCTGGATGACCAG GTGGCAGACATTGCGGACCTTAGGGAACGCGTTGCCTTGGAGGGACTGCCTCTCGTCCTGAAAGAAGACAATGGGTGCCTTTTCCGGAAATGCTTT gACACTGATGCTGAAGAGACGTACACCAAAGGAGTGAAGATCGGCATCCTTTCCGTAGTGGAAGATGATGGTGTGGCAGCAAGAAGGTCTCTTCCCAATGTCGTCAACATCGCCGTCATCTTGGAGGAAACAGTGGTCCTAGACGACATTAACGACTTGCCCTCTGCTGTTGGCTACCTCTTTGGGCTTCTGTATGCCTGCAATATGGAATATCCGAAGGGACTGAACTACACATTTGAGGTGATCCAGAAGGTTTTTCTTGAGCTTGATGCGCAGAACTGCTCTGCCAGAGCAATGTCTCTGCGGCGCAAGATTTTCGAATTCTTAAGatag